In Streptomyces sp. NBC_00091, the following proteins share a genomic window:
- a CDS encoding steroid 3-ketoacyl-CoA thiolase, whose amino-acid sequence MAAEPVIVEAVRTPIGKRGGALANLHPAYLLGETYRELLARTGMQPDCVEQIVGGTVTHAGEQSMNPARNAWLAMGLPYETAATTVDCQCGSSQQANHMVANMISGGVIDIGIACGVEAMSRVPLGSGSKHGPGKPFPDEWNVDLPNQFEAAERIARHRGLTREDVDRLGVLSQERAAAAWAEERFKRETFAVQVPTTEEEQAAGQGMWRLVDRDEGLRDTSMEGLSRLKPVMPTAVHTAGNSSQISDGAAAVMWASRKMARALKLKPRARIVAQALVGSDPHFHLDGPIDATRAVLGKAGMSLRDIDLVEINEAFASVVLSWAQVFGQDLEKVNVNGGGIALGHPVGATGARLITTALHELERRDKEFALITMCAGGALATGTIIQRL is encoded by the coding sequence ATGGCCGCGGAACCCGTCATCGTCGAAGCCGTACGCACCCCCATCGGGAAACGCGGGGGAGCCCTGGCCAACCTCCATCCCGCCTACCTGCTCGGCGAGACCTACCGCGAACTCCTCGCCCGTACCGGAATGCAGCCCGACTGCGTCGAGCAGATCGTCGGCGGCACCGTCACCCACGCCGGCGAGCAGTCCATGAACCCCGCCCGCAACGCCTGGCTCGCCATGGGCCTGCCCTACGAGACCGCCGCGACCACCGTCGACTGCCAGTGCGGCAGCTCCCAGCAGGCCAACCACATGGTCGCCAACATGATCTCCGGCGGGGTCATCGACATCGGCATCGCCTGCGGGGTCGAGGCCATGAGCCGGGTCCCGCTGGGCTCCGGCTCCAAGCACGGCCCCGGCAAGCCCTTCCCGGACGAGTGGAACGTCGACCTCCCCAATCAGTTCGAGGCCGCCGAACGGATCGCCCGCCACCGGGGCCTGACCCGCGAGGACGTCGACCGGCTCGGCGTGCTCTCGCAGGAGCGGGCCGCGGCCGCCTGGGCCGAGGAGCGCTTCAAGCGCGAGACCTTCGCCGTCCAGGTCCCGACCACCGAGGAGGAGCAGGCCGCCGGCCAGGGCATGTGGCGGCTGGTCGACCGGGACGAGGGGCTGCGCGACACCAGCATGGAGGGCCTGTCCCGGCTCAAGCCGGTCATGCCGACGGCCGTGCACACCGCCGGGAACTCCTCCCAGATATCCGACGGCGCCGCCGCCGTGATGTGGGCCTCCCGCAAGATGGCCCGCGCGCTGAAACTCAAGCCGCGCGCCCGGATCGTCGCCCAGGCGCTGGTCGGCTCCGACCCGCACTTCCACCTGGACGGGCCGATCGACGCCACGCGGGCCGTGCTCGGCAAGGCCGGGATGTCCCTCAGGGACATCGACCTCGTCGAGATCAACGAGGCCTTCGCCTCCGTCGTCCTCAGCTGGGCGCAGGTCTTCGGCCAGGACCTGGAGAAGGTGAACGTCAACGGCGGCGGCATCGCGCTCGGCCACCCCGTCGGCGCCACCGGCGCCCGGCTGATCACCACCGCGCTGCACGAGCTGGAGCGGCGCGACAAGGAATTCGCGCTGATCACCATGTGCGCGGGAGGCGCGCTGGCGACCGGCACGATCATCCAGCGCTTGTGA
- a CDS encoding transglycosylase SLT domain-containing protein — MSNAVIRRIAASKKTLAGTVLALGVAGSMLAAVPAQAAPTGAKAIAQQMIKDPAQFAAFDKIVTHESGWDYTATNSSSGAYGLVQALPASKMSSAGSDWKTNPATQIKWGLDYMNERYGSPVGAWNFWQNNHWY, encoded by the coding sequence GTGTCCAACGCCGTCATCCGCCGCATCGCCGCTTCGAAGAAGACCCTCGCCGGTACTGTCCTCGCTCTGGGCGTCGCGGGTTCCATGCTCGCCGCCGTCCCCGCGCAGGCCGCTCCGACGGGCGCCAAGGCGATCGCCCAGCAGATGATCAAGGACCCGGCCCAGTTCGCCGCCTTTGACAAGATCGTCACCCACGAGAGCGGCTGGGACTACACCGCGACCAACTCCTCTTCCGGCGCGTACGGCCTGGTCCAGGCCCTGCCGGCGTCGAAGATGTCCTCCGCGGGCTCGGACTGGAAGACCAACCCGGCCACCCAGATCAAGTGGGGCCTGGACTACATGAACGAGCGCTACGGCAGCCCGGTCGGCGCCTGGAACTTCTGGCAGAACAACCACTGGTACTAA
- a CDS encoding ECF transporter S component, translating into MTARPAARPAARPVRIGPRAAAALVLVTLIGIAAFGWPLLADRQSGLAHSQDAPWLFAALLPLLVAVVVATIADNGMDAKAVAMLGVLAAVGAALRPLGAGTAGLEPMFFLMVLSGRVLGPGFGFVLGSVTMFASALLTGGVGPWMPFQMLALGWFSLGAGLLPGPERIRGRAELAMLAAYGFLGSFAYGTVMNLQGWVILQGMGQGVSFHPGDPVGQNLARFVAYCLATSVGWDLGRAALTVVLTLTLGATLLKALRRATRKAAFDAPVSFDSRAGSDPGHAPKGVQADT; encoded by the coding sequence ATGACGGCCCGCCCCGCGGCCCGCCCCGCGGCCCGCCCCGTCCGCATCGGCCCCCGCGCCGCCGCGGCCCTGGTCCTGGTCACCCTCATCGGCATCGCCGCCTTCGGCTGGCCCCTGCTCGCGGACCGCCAGTCCGGCCTGGCCCACTCCCAGGACGCCCCGTGGCTCTTCGCCGCGCTGCTCCCCCTCCTGGTGGCCGTCGTGGTCGCGACCATCGCCGACAACGGCATGGACGCCAAGGCCGTCGCGATGCTCGGGGTGCTCGCCGCCGTGGGCGCGGCGCTGCGGCCGCTGGGCGCGGGCACGGCCGGCCTGGAGCCGATGTTCTTCCTGATGGTGCTCAGCGGCCGCGTGCTGGGGCCGGGCTTCGGCTTCGTCCTCGGCTCGGTCACGATGTTCGCGTCCGCCCTGCTGACGGGCGGGGTCGGGCCGTGGATGCCGTTCCAGATGCTGGCCCTGGGTTGGTTCTCGCTGGGCGCCGGGCTGCTGCCGGGGCCGGAGCGGATCCGGGGGCGGGCCGAGCTGGCGATGCTCGCGGCGTACGGGTTCCTGGGCTCCTTCGCGTACGGCACGGTCATGAACCTCCAGGGCTGGGTGATCCTGCAGGGCATGGGCCAGGGCGTCTCCTTCCATCCGGGCGACCCGGTGGGCCAGAACCTGGCGCGCTTCGTGGCGTACTGCCTGGCGACCTCGGTGGGCTGGGATCTGGGGCGGGCCGCGCTGACGGTCGTACTGACGCTCACGCTCGGGGCCACGCTGCTGAAGGCGCTGCGGCGGGCGACTCGTAAAGCTGCCTTCGACGCCCCGGTTTCCTTCGATTCGAGGGCTGGAAGTGACCCAGGACACGCACCAAAAGGGGTGCAAGCGGATACGTAA
- a CDS encoding ABC transporter ATP-binding protein produces MIRFEQVSVTYEGAAHPSLRDADFTVPEGELTLLVGPSGVGKSTLLGAVSGLVPHFTGGTLRGRVTVAGRDTRTHMPRELADVVGTVGQDPLAHFVTDVVEDELAYGMESLGLAPAVMRRRVEETLDLLGLNELRDRPIASLSGGQQQRVAIGSVLTPHPRVLVLDEPTSALDPAAAEEVLAVLQRLVHDLGTTVLMAEHRLERVVQYADQVLLLPAPGAAPVLGPPAEIMAVSPVHPPVVSLGRLAGWSPLPLSIRDARRQSAPLRTHLSARGAAATPAAPAPGSAPTPGAPAPGAAAPTTPAPGSAATPGAPAPGAAAPTTPAPGSAATPGLSGLGSAAPAPDVAAPGSAPDPALGVPGPASASPDPGTGLSMPGAAAARGESPTRPSTVPQGSAPDPAPQSPARLDLPSGQPGPQADHPGGRQPPGPHPAPPAIEARGSGGGAPSFGKGRGGEEAPRSGTGTGWLGRVLQRGTSPGPRSGTGSDNRPGSGGRLGRRRTGTAPDQGSGSGTGGGRSGASPGLAARLRRRGGQAAAPAGSTAPGQGSGGGPGQDSTPGQGSGSVAAATALGIRRGRAEVLRDVTLRVAPGETVALMGRNGAGKSTLLAALTGTLAPTTGQVTVGGRTPHRTPPPEMVRRVGLVPQEPRDLLYADTVAAECAAADADAGAAAGTCRALVGALLPGVPDDTHPRDLSEGQRLTLALALVLTGRPALLLLDEPTRGLDYAAKARLVETLRALAADGHAIVLATHDVELAAELAHRVVILAGGEIVADGPTAEVVVSSPAFAPQVAKILAPGHWLTVSQVAAALEATT; encoded by the coding sequence TTGATCCGCTTCGAGCAGGTGTCGGTGACCTACGAGGGCGCCGCGCACCCTTCTCTCCGGGATGCGGACTTCACCGTCCCGGAGGGTGAGCTGACGCTGCTGGTCGGCCCGTCGGGGGTCGGCAAGTCGACCCTGCTGGGCGCGGTGTCCGGGCTGGTCCCGCACTTCACGGGCGGCACGCTGCGGGGTCGGGTGACGGTGGCCGGGCGGGACACCCGTACGCACATGCCGCGCGAGCTGGCGGACGTGGTGGGGACGGTGGGGCAGGATCCCCTGGCGCACTTCGTGACGGACGTGGTGGAGGACGAGCTGGCGTACGGGATGGAGTCGCTGGGCCTGGCACCTGCGGTGATGCGGCGCCGGGTGGAGGAGACCCTGGACCTGCTCGGGCTGAACGAGCTGCGCGACCGCCCGATCGCCTCACTGTCGGGCGGGCAGCAGCAGCGGGTGGCGATCGGGTCGGTGCTGACCCCGCACCCGCGCGTGCTCGTACTGGACGAGCCCACCTCGGCCCTCGACCCGGCGGCGGCGGAGGAGGTCCTGGCCGTCCTGCAACGCCTGGTGCACGACCTCGGCACGACGGTGCTGATGGCGGAGCACCGCCTGGAGCGGGTGGTGCAGTACGCCGACCAGGTGCTGCTGCTGCCGGCGCCCGGGGCGGCGCCGGTCCTGGGGCCCCCGGCGGAGATCATGGCCGTCTCCCCCGTCCACCCGCCGGTGGTCTCCCTGGGCCGCCTCGCGGGCTGGTCCCCGCTCCCCCTCTCCATCCGCGACGCCCGCCGCCAATCCGCCCCCCTCCGCACCCACCTCTCAGCCCGTGGGGCCGCCGCCACGCCCGCCGCCCCGGCCCCGGGCTCCGCCCCCACTCCCGGCGCACCGGCCCCGGGGGCTGCGGCCCCCACCACCCCGGCCCCGGGCTCCGCCGCCACGCCCGGCGCACCGGCCCCGGGGGCTGCGGCCCCCACCACCCCAGCCCCGGGCTCCGCCGCCACGCCCGGGCTGTCGGGCCTGGGCTCCGCCGCCCCGGCCCCCGACGTGGCGGCCCCGGGCTCCGCCCCGGACCCCGCACTCGGCGTACCGGGTCCGGCCTCGGCCTCCCCTGACCCCGGGACCGGTCTCTCGATGCCGGGGGCTGCCGCTGCGCGGGGCGAGTCCCCTACCCGCCCTTCCACCGTTCCCCAGGGCTCCGCCCCGGACCCCGCGCCTCAATCGCCGGCGAGGCTGGATCTGCCCTCCGGGCAGCCCGGCCCGCAGGCGGACCACCCCGGTGGGCGCCAGCCGCCCGGCCCCCACCCAGCCCCGCCGGCGATTGAGGCGAGGGGGTCTGGGGGCGGAGCCCCCAGTTTCGGGAAGGGGCGGGGTGGGGAAGAAGCCCCGCGCAGCGGCACCGGCACCGGCTGGCTGGGCCGGGTGCTTCAGCGGGGCACCTCACCCGGCCCGCGCAGCGGCACCGGCAGCGACAACCGCCCCGGCAGCGGCGGCCGGCTGGGCCGGAGGCGGACCGGCACCGCGCCCGACCAGGGCAGCGGCAGCGGCACGGGCGGCGGCCGGAGCGGGGCCTCGCCCGGGCTGGCGGCCCGGCTGCGGCGCCGGGGCGGGCAGGCGGCTGCCCCCGCCGGCTCCACCGCGCCCGGCCAGGGCAGCGGCGGCGGCCCCGGGCAGGACTCCACGCCCGGCCAGGGCAGCGGCAGCGTCGCCGCAGCCACCGCCCTCGGGATCCGCCGCGGACGCGCAGAGGTGCTGCGCGACGTCACCCTCCGCGTCGCGCCCGGCGAGACCGTCGCCCTCATGGGCCGCAACGGCGCCGGCAAGTCCACCCTCCTCGCCGCCCTCACCGGCACCCTCGCCCCCACCACCGGCCAGGTGACGGTCGGCGGCCGCACCCCGCACCGCACCCCGCCGCCGGAGATGGTCCGCCGGGTCGGCCTGGTCCCGCAGGAGCCCCGCGACCTCCTCTACGCCGACACGGTCGCCGCCGAGTGCGCCGCGGCCGACGCCGACGCGGGGGCGGCCGCCGGGACCTGCCGTGCCCTGGTCGGCGCCCTGCTGCCCGGCGTACCGGACGACACCCACCCCCGGGACCTGTCCGAGGGCCAGCGGCTGACGCTCGCCCTCGCCCTGGTCCTGACCGGCCGGCCGGCCCTGCTGCTGCTGGACGAGCCCACCCGCGGCCTGGACTACGCCGCCAAGGCCCGCCTGGTGGAGACGCTGCGCGCCCTCGCCGCCGACGGCCACGCCATCGTCCTGGCGACGCACGACGTGGAGCTGGCCGCGGAGCTGGCGCACCGGGTGGTCATCCTGGCGGGCGGGGAGATCGTCGCGGACGGTCCGACGGCCGAGGTCGTGGTGTCCTCGCCCGCCTTCGCCCCGCAGGTGGCCAAGATCCTGGCCCCGGGCCACTGGCTCACCGTCTCCCAGGTGGCCGCGGCGCTGGAGGCGACCACATGA
- a CDS encoding energy-coupling factor transporter transmembrane component T codes for MTHPAADAGPAAGEPSDGAAAADGAQPPTGATPTRRTVRTGGYPARPQAGRTTHGASGADAPPAQRGAAGQSDPPHGPTYNRRRHWQAPEARRGNALHAGAWWLWALGLATAASRTTNPLLLGLIVGVAGYVVAARRTEAPWARSYGAFVKLGLFVIGLRLVFSMLLGSPIPGTHTLFTLPEIPLPAWAQGIRFGGRVTAEQLVFAFYDGAKLAALLICVGAANALANPARLLKSLPAALYEAGVAVVVAMTFAPNMVADVARLRTARRLRGRPTGGVKAVLQIGLPVLEGALERSVAVAASMDARGYGRTARVPPAVRHTTNALTLGGLLGMCAGTYGLLAAEGAAYGLPVLGIGLVLALAGLRLGGRRSIRTRYRPDRWGVRAWLVAGSGAAVAALLIHAGSVDPEGLRPGVVPLVAPGLPLWPAAAILIGLLPAFVAPVPPEESSR; via the coding sequence ATGACGCACCCCGCCGCCGACGCAGGTCCCGCCGCCGGTGAGCCGAGCGACGGCGCGGCAGCCGCCGACGGCGCTCAGCCACCCACGGGGGCCACCCCCACCCGACGTACGGTCCGCACGGGTGGGTACCCAGCCCGGCCGCAGGCCGGGCGCACCACCCACGGCGCGTCAGGCGCGGACGCACCCCCGGCCCAGCGCGGTGCGGCCGGGCAATCCGACCCCCCGCACGGGCCGACGTACAACCGCCGGAGGCACTGGCAGGCCCCCGAAGCCCGGCGCGGGAACGCCCTGCACGCGGGGGCCTGGTGGCTGTGGGCCCTCGGGCTCGCCACCGCCGCCTCCCGGACCACCAATCCGCTGCTCCTCGGGCTGATCGTCGGCGTCGCCGGGTACGTGGTCGCGGCGCGCCGGACGGAGGCGCCCTGGGCGCGTTCCTACGGGGCCTTCGTCAAGCTCGGCCTCTTCGTCATCGGGCTGCGGCTGGTCTTCTCCATGCTGCTGGGCTCCCCGATCCCCGGCACGCACACCCTCTTCACCCTGCCCGAGATCCCGCTCCCGGCCTGGGCGCAGGGCATCCGCTTCGGCGGCCGGGTCACCGCCGAGCAGCTGGTCTTCGCCTTCTACGACGGCGCGAAGCTGGCCGCCCTGCTGATCTGCGTCGGCGCCGCGAACGCGCTCGCCAATCCGGCGCGGCTGCTGAAGTCCCTGCCGGCCGCCCTCTACGAGGCGGGCGTGGCGGTGGTCGTCGCCATGACCTTCGCCCCGAACATGGTCGCCGACGTGGCCCGCCTGCGGACCGCCCGCCGGCTGCGCGGGCGCCCCACCGGCGGGGTCAAGGCCGTCCTCCAGATCGGGCTGCCGGTGCTGGAGGGGGCGCTGGAGCGCTCGGTGGCCGTCGCCGCCTCGATGGACGCGCGCGGGTACGGGCGTACGGCGCGGGTTCCGCCGGCCGTGCGGCACACCACCAACGCCCTCACCCTCGGCGGGCTGCTCGGCATGTGCGCCGGTACGTACGGGCTGCTCGCGGCGGAGGGCGCCGCGTACGGGCTGCCCGTGCTCGGCATCGGCCTGGTGCTGGCCCTCGCGGGGCTGCGGCTCGGCGGGCGGCGCAGCATCCGCACCCGCTACCGGCCCGACCGGTGGGGGGTGCGCGCCTGGCTGGTCGCCGGCTCGGGGGCGGCGGTCGCGGCCCTGCTGATCCACGCGGGGTCGGTGGACCCCGAAGGGCTGCGGCCGGGCGTGGTCCCGCTGGTCGCGCCCGGGCTGCCGCTGTGGCCCGCGGCGGCGATCCTGATCGGCCTGCTTCCGGCCTTCGTGGCCCCCGTTCCTCCCGAGGAGTCTTCCCGTTGA
- a CDS encoding SCO2322 family protein, producing MSRRRPRGSSAAVVLGALGLVLTLFAASPALAASYRYWSFWDGAGGTWAYATQGPSTARPADGATLGFRFSVSKDAGDEAARPRAAADFAAVCAGTAPADGKKRVALVIDFGVPEDAPGGETPPQGTARTACAQVAPEATAAEALAEVAKPLRYNGAALLCGISGYPRTGCGEPIGDAQPKPSASASASAAPEPEASSGPAAGLFLGIAAVLALGSAGIWQSRRRRR from the coding sequence GTGAGCCGGCGCCGTCCCCGCGGGTCGTCGGCCGCCGTGGTCCTGGGTGCCCTCGGGCTGGTCCTGACCCTGTTCGCGGCCTCCCCGGCGCTGGCGGCGAGCTACCGCTACTGGTCGTTCTGGGACGGCGCGGGCGGCACGTGGGCGTACGCCACCCAGGGCCCCTCGACGGCCCGGCCCGCGGACGGCGCCACGCTCGGCTTCCGCTTCTCGGTGAGCAAGGACGCCGGCGACGAGGCGGCCCGGCCGCGCGCGGCCGCCGACTTCGCGGCCGTCTGCGCCGGTACCGCCCCGGCGGACGGCAAGAAGCGGGTGGCCCTGGTCATCGACTTCGGGGTACCCGAGGACGCACCCGGCGGCGAGACCCCGCCGCAGGGCACCGCGCGCACGGCCTGCGCGCAGGTGGCCCCGGAGGCCACGGCCGCCGAGGCTCTGGCGGAGGTGGCGAAGCCGCTGCGCTACAACGGCGCGGCGCTGCTGTGCGGGATCTCCGGCTATCCGAGGACGGGCTGCGGCGAGCCCATCGGGGACGCGCAGCCGAAGCCCTCCGCGTCGGCGTCGGCGTCGGCCGCCCCCGAGCCGGAGGCCTCCTCCGGCCCCGCGGCGGGCCTGTTCCTGGGCATCGCGGCGGTCCTCGCCCTGGGCTCGGCCGGCATCTGGCAGTCCCGCCGCCGCAGGCGATGA
- a CDS encoding prenyltransferase/squalene oxidase repeat-containing protein, whose protein sequence is MNVRRSAAALAASAVLCVGAAPAALADTPPPSPSAPPVVPSGLFGKADPTYDGVWRQSLALLAQQTAGVKPAPQAVAFLTSQQCPNGGFASYRVGLPCDDKTTYDTNATAIAVQALKALGGKDAAVKKATDWLKSVQNEDGGWAYVPGSPSEGSSTSLVISALATAGDKPAEVKSKAGKSAYDGLLSFQLGCSAEPAADRGAFGYQAADGKLPANADATAAAALAGLGRGILVDPATTDTPAAALACPAGSADPAGAAQGAAGYLAEALKKDGHLTAVTPGADQPTADTGNTADAVIALAAAGHRQSAAGALEWLQKNSAEWSKGNPAALATLVLTAHATGTDPKAFGGTDLVAALNATGPAPVAAPDAEPQKVESKEEPGSGNQNIWWIVGAGAAAGMGIGILLSGRRKKNQL, encoded by the coding sequence ATGAACGTCCGCCGCAGCGCCGCCGCGCTCGCCGCCTCCGCCGTGCTCTGCGTCGGCGCCGCGCCCGCCGCCCTCGCCGACACGCCGCCGCCCTCCCCGTCCGCGCCCCCGGTCGTCCCGTCGGGCCTGTTCGGCAAGGCCGACCCGACGTACGACGGGGTGTGGCGGCAGTCCCTCGCGCTGCTCGCCCAGCAGACCGCCGGCGTGAAGCCCGCCCCGCAGGCCGTGGCCTTCCTCACCAGCCAGCAGTGCCCGAACGGCGGCTTCGCCTCCTACCGGGTGGGCCTGCCGTGCGACGACAAGACGACGTACGACACCAACGCCACCGCCATCGCCGTGCAGGCCCTGAAGGCCCTCGGCGGCAAGGACGCGGCGGTCAAGAAGGCCACGGACTGGCTGAAGTCCGTACAGAACGAGGACGGCGGCTGGGCCTACGTCCCCGGCTCCCCCAGCGAGGGCAGCTCCACCTCCCTGGTGATCAGCGCGCTCGCGACGGCGGGCGACAAGCCGGCCGAGGTGAAGTCGAAGGCCGGCAAGTCCGCCTACGACGGCCTGCTCTCCTTCCAGCTGGGCTGCTCCGCCGAGCCGGCCGCCGACCGGGGCGCCTTCGGGTACCAGGCGGCCGACGGCAAGCTCCCCGCCAACGCCGACGCCACGGCCGCCGCCGCCCTGGCCGGCCTGGGCAGGGGCATCCTCGTCGACCCGGCCACCACCGACACCCCCGCCGCCGCGCTGGCCTGCCCGGCCGGCTCCGCCGACCCGGCGGGCGCGGCGCAGGGCGCGGCCGGCTACCTCGCCGAGGCCCTGAAGAAGGACGGCCACCTGACGGCGGTCACCCCGGGCGCCGACCAGCCCACCGCCGACACCGGCAACACCGCCGACGCCGTGATCGCCCTGGCCGCGGCCGGGCACCGGCAGTCGGCGGCGGGCGCGCTGGAGTGGCTCCAGAAGAACTCCGCCGAGTGGTCCAAGGGCAACCCGGCCGCGCTGGCCACCCTCGTCCTGACCGCCCACGCGACGGGCACCGACCCGAAGGCCTTCGGCGGCACCGACCTGGTGGCGGCGTTGAACGCCACGGGCCCGGCCCCGGTGGCCGCCCCCGACGCCGAACCGCAGAAGGTGGAGAGCAAGGAGGAGCCGGGCTCCGGAAACCAGAACATCTGGTGGATCGTCGGCGCGGGCGCCGCGGCCGGCATGGGCATCGGCATCCTGCTGAGCGGCCGCCGGAAGAAGAACCAGCTGTGA
- a CDS encoding MBL fold metallo-hydrolase codes for MSETAPQVTDHGGGVRSIKVPIPDNPLGHTLVHVLDTDRGPVLIDTGWDDPASWDTLTAGLGALGFPVADVHGVVITHHHPDHHGLSGRVREASGAWIAMHAADTEVVVRTRSAEPGVWFDYMSEKLAAAGAPEEHIAPLRAARTGGRMRTLPGLRAAVPDREIVPGELLPLAGRRLRAIWTPGHTPGHVCLHLEEAHPAQLPGNGRLFSGDHLLPGISPHIGLYEAPGDTRVTDPLGDYLDSLERVGRLGPAEVLPAHQHAFTDAPARVRELLEHHEERLSGLWRLLAEPLTPWGLAERMEWNRPWEQIPYGSRNIAVSEAEAHLRRLVKQGRAEAVPGTDPVAYRAL; via the coding sequence ATGTCAGAGACCGCGCCGCAGGTCACCGACCACGGCGGAGGTGTCCGGAGCATCAAGGTCCCCATCCCCGACAACCCGCTCGGCCACACCCTCGTCCACGTCCTCGACACCGACCGCGGCCCCGTACTGATCGACACCGGCTGGGACGACCCCGCTTCCTGGGACACCCTCACCGCCGGGCTCGGCGCACTCGGCTTCCCGGTCGCCGACGTGCACGGGGTGGTCATCACCCACCACCACCCCGACCACCACGGCCTGTCGGGGCGGGTGCGGGAGGCTTCGGGTGCGTGGATCGCCATGCACGCCGCCGACACCGAGGTCGTCGTACGGACCCGCTCCGCCGAGCCGGGCGTCTGGTTCGACTACATGAGCGAGAAGCTGGCCGCCGCCGGCGCCCCCGAGGAGCACATCGCCCCGCTGCGGGCGGCACGCACCGGCGGGCGGATGCGGACCCTGCCCGGTCTGCGGGCCGCCGTCCCCGACCGGGAGATCGTCCCGGGCGAGCTGCTGCCCCTGGCCGGGCGCCGGCTGCGGGCGATCTGGACCCCCGGACACACCCCCGGCCACGTCTGCCTGCACCTGGAGGAGGCGCACCCCGCGCAGCTGCCCGGCAACGGCCGGCTCTTCTCCGGCGACCACCTGCTGCCCGGGATCTCCCCGCACATCGGCCTGTACGAGGCCCCGGGGGACACCCGGGTCACCGACCCCCTCGGCGACTACCTCGACTCCCTCGAACGCGTCGGCCGGCTCGGGCCCGCCGAGGTGCTCCCCGCCCACCAGCACGCCTTCACCGACGCGCCCGCCCGCGTACGGGAGCTGCTGGAGCACCACGAGGAACGGCTGAGCGGGCTGTGGCGGCTGCTGGCCGAGCCCCTGACCCCCTGGGGGCTCGCGGAGCGGATGGAGTGGAACCGGCCCTGGGAGCAGATCCCGTACGGCTCCCGGAACATCGCCGTCTCGGAAGCGGAGGCGCACCTGCGGCGGCTGGTGAAACAGGGCCGGGCGGAGGCCGTCCCGGGCACCGACCCGGTGGCGTACCGGGCGCTGTAG
- a CDS encoding aldehyde dehydrogenase, with protein sequence MTELVEHGQLFIGGEWTDPLGADTIRVVSPHTEQVIGSVPHASEADVDRAVAAARKAFDQGPWPRLSLEERIAVVSRIKDAIAVRHEEIARSISSQNGSPYSWSVLAQALGAMMVYDSAIKVAAAYPYEERRQGALGSILVRREPVGVVAAVIPWNVPQFVAAAKLAPALLTGSTVILKPSPEAPLDSFILADIAREAGLPEGVLSILPADREVSEYLVGHPGVDKVAFTGSVAAGKRVMEVAARNLTRVTLELGGKSAAVILPDADLESTIAGIVPAAWMNNGQACVAQTRILAPRSRYAEVAEALAAAAGALVVGDPLDPATQLGPLVAKRQQQRSLDYIRIGQEEGAKVLAGGGRPAGLERGWYVEPTLFGDVDNSMRIAREEIFGPVVCLIPYGDEAEASRIANDSDFGLSGSVWTADVEHGIDFARGVRTGTFNVNTFSLDMLGPFGGYKSSGVGREFGPEGLSEYLEHKMIHLPAGA encoded by the coding sequence ATGACCGAGCTCGTGGAACACGGCCAACTGTTCATCGGCGGGGAATGGACGGATCCGCTGGGCGCCGACACCATCCGGGTCGTCTCCCCCCACACCGAGCAGGTCATCGGCAGCGTCCCGCACGCCTCCGAGGCCGATGTGGACCGCGCCGTGGCCGCCGCCCGCAAGGCCTTCGACCAGGGACCCTGGCCCCGCCTGTCACTGGAGGAGCGGATCGCCGTCGTCTCCCGGATCAAGGACGCCATCGCCGTCCGGCACGAGGAGATCGCCCGCTCCATCAGCTCCCAGAACGGCTCCCCGTACTCCTGGAGCGTCCTCGCCCAGGCACTCGGCGCGATGATGGTCTACGACTCCGCCATCAAGGTCGCCGCCGCCTACCCCTACGAGGAGCGCCGCCAGGGCGCGCTCGGGTCGATCCTCGTACGCCGCGAGCCGGTCGGGGTCGTCGCCGCCGTCATCCCCTGGAACGTCCCGCAGTTCGTGGCCGCGGCGAAGCTCGCACCGGCGCTGCTCACCGGCTCGACGGTGATCCTCAAGCCCTCGCCGGAAGCCCCCCTCGACTCCTTCATCCTGGCCGACATCGCGAGGGAGGCCGGGCTGCCGGAGGGGGTGCTGTCGATCCTGCCCGCCGACCGCGAAGTCAGCGAGTACCTGGTCGGGCACCCCGGCGTCGACAAGGTCGCCTTCACCGGCTCCGTCGCCGCCGGCAAGCGGGTCATGGAGGTCGCCGCCCGCAACCTGACCCGGGTCACCCTCGAACTCGGCGGCAAGTCCGCCGCGGTGATCCTGCCCGACGCCGACCTGGAGAGCACCATCGCCGGGATCGTCCCGGCCGCCTGGATGAACAACGGCCAGGCCTGCGTCGCCCAGACCCGGATCCTCGCCCCGCGCAGCCGCTACGCGGAGGTGGCCGAGGCCCTCGCCGCGGCGGCCGGCGCCCTGGTCGTCGGCGACCCCCTCGACCCGGCGACGCAGCTCGGCCCGCTCGTCGCCAAGCGCCAGCAGCAGCGCTCCCTGGACTACATCCGGATCGGCCAGGAGGAGGGCGCGAAGGTCCTGGCGGGCGGCGGCCGCCCGGCGGGACTGGAACGGGGCTGGTACGTGGAGCCGACCCTCTTCGGCGACGTCGACAACTCGATGCGGATCGCCCGCGAGGAGATCTTCGGCCCGGTCGTCTGCCTCATCCCCTACGGGGACGAGGCGGAGGCCTCCCGGATCGCCAACGACTCGGACTTCGGCCTGAGCGGCAGCGTGTGGACGGCCGACGTCGAGCACGGCATCGACTTCGCGCGCGGGGTCCGCACCGGCACGTTCAACGTGAACACCTTCAGCCTGGACATGCTCGGCCCGTTCGGCGGCTACAAGAGCAGCGGTGTGGGACGGGAGTTCGGCCCGGAGGGCCTGAGCGAGTACCTGGAGCACAAGATGATCCACCTGCCGGCTGGTGCGTGA